The proteins below come from a single Candidatus Cloacimonadota bacterium genomic window:
- a CDS encoding DUF58 domain-containing protein, translated as MPARTPAEILSRVERIEIRARGSVSETFRGEYHSSFRGQGLEFAEVREYQSGDNYRDIDWNVSARLGIPYIKKYQETRELNVFFIVDVSASQNFGTSVAFKQERVAEIIALLSLSALSNNDKVGLIMFSEQLEKYLPARKGRNKALEILRDVLYLEPKHPGTNLGEAFTFASRILKKRSVIFILSDLFDSGYQKSLRLLAQKHDVVAVQVLDEAELSLPDAGVLNLRDPETGATLYVNSSHSSVRKAYKAGVKKRQQVLAHELKSMQVDHILIRNRDSAVKALRSFFEERKRRRRTRG; from the coding sequence ATGCCAGCCCGCACACCGGCGGAAATCCTTTCCAGGGTGGAACGGATCGAAATTCGCGCCCGGGGCAGCGTTAGCGAAACTTTCCGCGGCGAATACCATTCCAGCTTCCGGGGACAGGGACTGGAATTTGCCGAAGTGCGTGAATACCAAAGCGGTGATAACTACCGTGACATAGACTGGAATGTTTCCGCCCGTCTGGGCATCCCTTATATCAAGAAATATCAGGAAACCCGGGAACTGAACGTGTTTTTCATCGTGGACGTTTCCGCCTCCCAGAATTTCGGCACCTCGGTCGCCTTCAAGCAGGAACGCGTTGCCGAAATCATCGCTCTACTTTCCCTTTCCGCGCTTTCGAACAACGACAAGGTGGGGCTGATCATGTTTTCCGAACAACTGGAGAAATATCTGCCGGCGCGCAAAGGCCGCAACAAGGCGCTGGAAATTCTCAGGGACGTCCTTTACCTGGAACCGAAACACCCGGGAACCAATCTAGGCGAGGCTTTCACCTTCGCCAGCCGCATCCTCAAAAAACGCTCGGTTATCTTTATCCTCTCCGATCTGTTTGATTCCGGCTACCAGAAATCACTGCGCCTATTGGCCCAAAAGCATGATGTGGTCGCCGTGCAGGTGTTGGACGAGGCCGAGCTTAGCCTGCCGGACGCTGGAGTTTTGAATCTGCGCGATCCCGAAACCGGAGCCACCTTGTATGTGAACAGTTCCCACAGCAGTGTGCGCAAAGCCTATAAGGCGGGTGTGAAAAAACGGCAGCAGGTTCTTGCCCATGAACTCAAATCAATGCAGGTGGACCATATCCTCATCCGCAACCGCGATTCGGCGGTGAAAGCGCTGCGCTCGTTCTTTGAAGAACGAAAACGGCGTCGGAGGACGCGAGGATGA
- a CDS encoding MoxR family ATPase, whose product MNIEEINQKVEQSSAVLDNLRAEIAKVIVGQEAVIDRLLIGLLANGHVLIEGVPGLAKTLILSTLAGAFDASYKRIQFTPDLLPADITGTLVYNQKTGEFTPKQGPVFANFILADEINRAPSKVQSALLEAMQERQVTIGDTTYPLPKPFFVMATQNPIEQEGTYPLPEAQIDRFLMKLKIKYPSFEEEKLILDRMVVERELPVKQVLRPQDLETMRGVIAELHMEDRLKDYILHLIQATRHPQRYPRVSALNGLIQYGASPRATIYLARAAKAHAYLQHRGYVIPDDIKAVGKDILRHRIILSYEAEAEAMNTDEIITRIFEEIEVP is encoded by the coding sequence ATGAACATTGAAGAGATAAATCAGAAGGTGGAGCAGAGCTCAGCGGTTCTTGACAACCTTCGCGCCGAGATCGCCAAGGTGATAGTGGGTCAGGAAGCGGTGATAGATCGCCTGTTGATTGGGCTTTTGGCCAACGGCCACGTGCTGATCGAAGGAGTTCCCGGCCTGGCCAAAACCCTCATCCTCAGCACTCTCGCAGGCGCTTTCGACGCCAGCTACAAACGCATCCAATTCACCCCGGACCTCCTTCCAGCCGATATCACGGGCACTTTGGTCTATAACCAGAAAACCGGGGAATTCACACCCAAACAGGGCCCTGTCTTTGCCAATTTCATTCTGGCGGACGAGATAAACCGCGCCCCCTCCAAGGTGCAATCCGCGCTGCTGGAGGCGATGCAGGAACGCCAGGTGACCATCGGCGACACCACTTATCCCCTGCCCAAACCCTTTTTCGTGATGGCCACCCAGAACCCGATCGAACAGGAAGGCACCTATCCCTTGCCGGAAGCGCAGATCGACCGTTTTCTGATGAAGCTGAAGATAAAATATCCCAGTTTTGAGGAAGAAAAACTGATCCTGGACCGGATGGTGGTGGAGCGCGAACTGCCTGTTAAACAGGTTCTGCGGCCCCAGGACCTGGAAACCATGCGTGGCGTGATCGCAGAGCTGCACATGGAAGACAGGCTTAAGGACTACATCCTGCACCTGATCCAGGCTACGCGGCATCCGCAGCGCTATCCGCGGGTTTCAGCCCTGAACGGGCTTATCCAGTATGGCGCTTCGCCCCGCGCCACGATCTATCTGGCCCGCGCGGCCAAGGCGCATGCCTATCTTCAGCACCGGGGCTACGTGATCCCGGACGATATCAAGGCCGTGGGCAAAGACATTTTGAGGCATCGCATCATACTTTCTTACGAAGCCGAAGCCGAAGCCATGAACACAGATGAGATCATTACCCGCATCTTTGAGGAAATAGAGGTTCCCTAA
- a CDS encoding 50S ribosomal protein L28, with protein sequence MSRICDICGKQAQVGNHRSHALNATKRRFYPNLHEVRAIIGSGIKKVKVCSSCLKANKVRKAV encoded by the coding sequence ATGTCAAGAATATGCGATATATGTGGAAAGCAAGCCCAGGTCGGCAATCATCGCAGCCACGCGCTGAATGCCACCAAGAGGCGTTTTTATCCGAATTTGCATGAAGTTCGCGCTATCATCGGAAGCGGAATTAAGAAAGTGAAAGTCTGCTCTTCCTGCCTGAAGGCGAACAAGGTCCGCAAGGCGGTTTAA
- a CDS encoding cyclic nucleotide-binding domain-containing protein, giving the protein MSANLDINQRIGLFDSLEQDVVENFTQELTRLKLKKGEILTLDYKENQSLFLIEKGSLEISCKKKKGEKGELTLIVGPGEFCGEFALLSNAPADATATALEASELLEIPYDKFNKLSFSQPAVLINVIRALSAKLRDTNLKFSDLIDDMIQRNRLTAIGMTASKIIHDIKTPLTVISLTAQLMESLYPDSSEFTQSIVQQTKLVDQLVREVLDYVEGTPHAIIPRKVDMNSFLMDLKEIYGASLRGRNISLNIDNQCFDPVYFDEERIRRVITNLLRNSSEAMNEDGEISIVTSLAANWLQISVIDNGPGIPESIVPQLFKPFFTYNKPNGTGLGLPICQKMVQEHNGRMDYVPVEPHGSRFDIRLPQNIPLEIAR; this is encoded by the coding sequence ATGAGCGCGAATCTGGACATAAATCAGCGGATAGGTTTGTTTGACAGCTTGGAACAAGACGTTGTGGAAAATTTCACTCAGGAACTTACCCGCCTCAAACTTAAAAAAGGGGAAATCCTTACCCTCGATTATAAGGAGAATCAGTCCCTTTTCCTAATCGAAAAAGGGAGCCTTGAAATCTCCTGTAAAAAGAAAAAAGGCGAAAAAGGAGAACTCACCCTGATCGTGGGACCGGGTGAATTTTGCGGTGAATTCGCCCTGCTGAGCAATGCTCCGGCAGACGCCACAGCCACCGCGCTCGAAGCCTCCGAATTGCTGGAAATACCCTACGACAAATTCAACAAGCTAAGCTTTTCCCAACCCGCCGTGCTTATCAACGTGATCCGCGCCCTCTCTGCCAAGCTTCGAGATACCAATCTCAAGTTTTCAGACCTCATAGATGATATGATCCAACGCAACCGCCTGACCGCCATCGGCATGACCGCCAGCAAGATCATTCACGATATCAAGACCCCCCTCACCGTGATTTCGCTTACCGCACAACTGATGGAATCCCTCTATCCGGACTCCTCGGAATTCACCCAAAGCATTGTGCAGCAAACAAAACTGGTGGATCAACTGGTGCGTGAAGTGCTGGATTACGTGGAAGGCACCCCCCACGCGATCATCCCCCGCAAAGTGGATATGAATAGTTTCCTCATGGACCTCAAAGAGATATACGGAGCCTCCCTGCGCGGACGCAACATATCCCTAAATATCGACAACCAATGCTTTGATCCCGTCTATTTTGATGAAGAACGCATCCGACGCGTGATCACAAATCTGCTTCGCAACAGTTCCGAGGCCATGAATGAAGACGGTGAGATCAGTATTGTCACTTCCCTCGCCGCAAACTGGCTGCAGATAAGCGTCATCGACAACGGCCCCGGCATACCAGAAAGCATAGTCCCCCAACTCTTTAAGCCCTTCTTCACCTACAACAAACCCAACGGCACCGGTCTCGGGTTGCCTATCTGCCAAAAAATGGTGCAAGAACATAACGGGCGAATGGATTACGTGCCTGTGGAACCTCACGGCTCCCGTTTCGACATCCGTCTGCCCCAAAACATACCCCTCGAAATAGCCCGCTGA